GCACCCGCGTGCCCGGTACCCGACGCGATCACCGCGAACAGCACCGCTGGGATCACGAGGCCCGTCAGCGCGGCGATCACCGGGACCAGCGCACGTCGGGTGTTGGTGAGCTCACCGATCGTGAACTCGCGGCGCACCTCGAGTCCGACCGAGAAGAAGAAGATCGCCATCAGTGCGTCGTTCACGATCGAGTGCATCGTGAAGTCGAGCCGGGCGTCGCCGATGAACGCCCCGACCTTCAGGCCCCAGAAGTCGTGGTAGCTCGTATACGACGTGTTGGCCCAGACGATGGCCACGACTGTCGCTGTCAGCAGGGCGACAGCACCGAGGCGGGCGTCGCCCATCGATCGGATTCGTGCGGCGACCGATGGGCGGCACCCGTCGTCGGGTTCGGTGGGGTCCGGTGATCGGGTCGTGACCGTGAGGAACTGCGCGGACCGGACCTCCGGCATCGGGAGATCGGAGCGATCGCGTCGACCCATCAGTCGTCCTCGAGCGCCCGGGCGATCATGTGGAGTGCAGCGGTGGTGGCGAGACGACGAACAGAGTCCCGGTCGCCGGGGAACTGCCTGGTGGCGGTGACGGTTTCCTGGCCTGCGATCGACAGGCCGAAGCAGACGGTGCCGACGGGTTTGCCGGGGCGCTCGCCGCCGGGGCCGGCGATGCCGGTGGTGGAGACCGCGATGTCGGAGCCGATCACTTCTCGAGCGCCGTCGGCCATGGCGGCGGCGACGGGTTCGCTGACGGCGCCGAGTTCGTCGATCAGGTCGACAGGCACTCCGAGTACACCGGTTTTGACTTCGTTCGAGTACGAGACGACACCGCCGAGCATGTAGGCCGACGACCCGGGACGATCCGTGAACCGCGCGGCGACGAGACCACCGGTGCACGATTCGGCGGTTGCGATCGTTCGCCCGTTCAGCCGTCCGACGAGGACGTCGTCGATCGTCGAATCGTCGGTGGAGAAGATGCGCTCACCGTGGCGGGCCAGGAGCAGGTCCTGCAGGCGGTTGTAGGTGCTCGCCGCGCGGCCGTCGAACCGGCTGACTATCTCGAGCTCGCCACCTCGCATGCAGGTTGTCACTTCGACGTCGGCGATGCCGACCACCTCAGATTCGGCGCTCTGCAGAGTGACCGCGAGATCCGGCTCGGACAGCCCGTACGCGCGAATCGTCTTCTGCTCGTGCAGGACTCGCCCAACGATCGCCTCTACGATCGGCGCGGTCCGGACGGCGACAGGCCACATCGCCTGCAATTCGTGGGGCGGTCCGGGAAGCACGAGGACAGCCGGGAGCGTGTCCGACGACGGGACGGCGACCCCGGGGGCCGTACCTGCCGGGGGGATGGCCTCACTGCCCAGCGGGATGAGAGCTTGTTTGTCGATCGCGGCTTCCAGCGGCGCGGGAAGTGCAGCGCCGTCCGGCACTTGGCGCCACGCGCGGATCACCGTCGCGATCGTCTGCCGCATCGCGGGATCCTGCTCGAGCGGGCGATCGAGGAACTCGGCGACGGTAGCGACTGTCAGGTCGTCCGCGGTCGGTCCGAGACCGCCGGTCGTGACGATCAGGTCGACACCTTCGGACGCGAGGAAACGCAACTGTGCGAGGAGGTCGGCCGGCCGGTCTCCGCACACCGTCAGGTGGACGACGTCGACGCCGAGATCGGCGAGCCTTGCGGACACCCACGGACCGTTCCGGTCAGTGATCCACCCGCTCAGAACTTCAGTGCCAGTGACGACGATCCCCGCGCGTGTACTCACGGTGATGAGAGTACGCGCGCGGGGATCGTCGTGTGGTCCGCGGCAGAGCGTCAGCCGAGGCTGAAGGGCTTGCCGTAGGCGGTGATGTTGCCCTTGAAGGTGTCGGTCGAGACCTGGACCTTCACGAGTGCACGAGCCGAGGCGTGGCCTGCGCAGCCGTCGACGCCGAAGCGCTCCTGGCTGTAGGCGAGGCCGCCGCGGCCGTTCTCGAAGCTGATGCTGTTGACGTCTTCATCGTCGACCGAAGCCTTGATGATCGGGAAGAAACCGGCTTCGCCGGGGCCGAGGGTGAAAGACCCATCCACAGAGGGGTCGCCAGAGGGGGTGGCCTCGGCGATATCACCGGTGCCTGCGCCGGCGCTTGCGCCGAAGTTCAGTTGGCAGCCGACGAGGTAACCCGCGGTCAGGGTCGCGCCCTTGATGTCGCCGGTGGTGCTGACGGCGATCTTGCCGGTGACCCAGGCCTCGCGGCTGGTGGGGATGTTGGTGACGGCGCGGGCCACGCGGACCGACTCGTCGTAGAGGCGGATGGTGACGCCGTTGCCGTCGCCGAGGTTCTTGTGCTTGAACGAGCCGGGCAGCTTGCCTGCGTCGGCGTGGCCTGCGGCGACGCCGGTGAAGGCCATGGCTGCGGCGCCGACGACACCTGCGACTGCGAGGATGCGAGAGTTCTTCTTCATGGTGTGTGAGTCCTTATGCAGGGTCGTCGGGGTCAGGAGAGGCTGAAGGGCTTGCCGTACAGGGTGGACTGCACGAAGCCGCTGGCGCCGGAGATCGCGCCGTCTTCGGCGGTGAAGCCGTCGGCAGCGAGGACCTGGACCACCGAGCGGGCCGATGCGTAGCCGCCGCACTGCTCAACGTTGATCTGGAACGAGTCGACCAGGACGGTGCCGTGGCCCTTCTTCAGCGATAGCCCGTCGCTCTTGACGAACTTCACCTCGCCCGGCTTGAGCGGGACCGACACTGAGCCGCTCAGCGACGGCGCTGCCGAGATGGTGCCCGACAGCCCGCCTTCGAGGCCGGTGATGTTGATCTGGCAGCCGACGAGGTATCCGACGGTCAGCGAGCCGGTGCCCTTGCTGAGCTTGGCCGAGTACGTGCCCGAAACGGCGGCCGAGCGGCCTGCTCCGTTGTTGGCGACAGACACCTGGGGGCGGACGCTCTCGCCGGTGCGGGAGAGCTTGACGACCTGGCCGTCGATGCCAGTGGTGGTCTTGCTGCCGCCGGGCAGACGAGCGGCGTCTGCGTCTCCGGTCGACGCGATGACGCCGGTCGCTGCGACTGCGAGTGCAGCCGACGCGACGGCTGCGCGCCGCACGAACGAGGTGGTCTTGACGGTCATCCAGGGCTCCTACATGTGGGGGTAAGAAATTCTTCGGACGTGACATTAGCGGATCGATGCCCCATGTCGCAGGGAAAGATTCACTATGAACTTAGGTAACACTAAGGTTGGATGCGTGCCAAGCTGGGCATGTTGATTTCTCGTAACCCGCCCGACCCTGCTGTGTTGCATTCTGTCGTCCGAATGGGCGAATTGTCACGGATTATGTGAAAAACATAAGTGAAACTGCGAATCACAGGTGTTACATCCACATGCCTGTGAGTTCGGTCACCTCGTCTCGTTCTGTGGGACGGTCGACATCCGAACACACGATTCCGGCGACAAAAAACGGGCGGCCCCGGATCGCTCCGGGGTCGCCCGCTTAGGGTTTCTTCAGGTTCAGCTCAGGCGCTCGAGCACCATCGCCATGCCCTGGCCGCCGCCGACACACATCGACTCGATGCCGAACTGCTTGTCGGAGGTCTGCAGGTTGTTCAGCAGGGTGGTGGTGATGCGCGCACCGGTCATGCCGAACGGGTGCCCCAGCGCGATCGCACCGCCCGAGACGTTGAGCTTGTCGTGGTCGATGCCGAGTTCGTTGGCCGAACCGAGCACCTGGACGGCGAACGCCTCGTTGATCTCGAACAGGTCGATGTCGCTGACGCCCATGCCCGCGACGCGCAGCGCCTTCTTGATCGCCTCGATCGGGCCGAGGCCCATGATCTCCGGTGACAGACCGGTGGCGGCCGTCGAGACGATGCGAGCCAGCGGCGTCAGGCCGAGTTCCTTGGCCTTGACGTCGCTCATGATGACGAGCGCGGCCGCGCCGTCGTTCAGCGGACACGCGTTGCCTGCGGTGATGGTGCCGTCGGGGCGGAACACCGGGTTCAGCTGCGAGATCTTCTCGTAGGTGGTACCTGCGCGCGGGCCGTCGTCCGTCGACACGACCGTGCCGTCGGGGAGAGTGACGGCGTCGATCTCACGTGCGAAGAAGCCGCTGTTGATCGCTGCTTCGGCGCGGTTCTGCGACAGGACACCCCAACGGTCCTGGTCCTCGCGGGAGATGCCGGTGTAGGTCGCCACGTTCTCGGCGGTCTGGCCCATCGCGATGTAGACGTCCGGGATGAGACCGTCTTCGCGCGGATCGTGCCATGCGCCCGCTCCGCCTTCAGCGGTCTTCGCGGTGCGAGCCTGAGCCTCGTCGAACAGGGGATTCTTCGAGTTCGGTGCGCCGTCGGCCCCGCCCGAGATGCCGAAGCTGGAGACGCTCTCGACACCTGCCGAGATGAAGACGTCGCCTTCGCCCGCCTTGATCGCGTGCAGCGCCATGCGTGTGGTCTGCAGCGACGACGAGCAGTAACGGTTCACGGTGACACCGGGAACGTGGTCGAGGCCGAGCTGGACGGCGACCGAACGGGCGATGTTGTAACCGCCCTGTCCGCCGGGCTGGCCGATGCCGAGGTGGATGTCCTCGATCAGGGTCGGGTCGAGCGAAGGAACCTTCGCCAGTGCCGCGGCGATCATCTGCCGGGCGAGTTCGTCGGGTCGGACGTCCTTGAGGGATCCCTTGCCTGCACGCCCGATGGGCGAACGAGCATGGGCCACAATCACTGCTTCTGCCATGAGCGTCAGGATACGCGAACGTGTTCCAGTTCAAGACAGTTACGGTCATGTATCGGGCCGGTACGCCGCAATCGCCCGCGAGGTGGGACGATGGACTCATGCGCATCGCCAATCATGTCGTGGACCTGGTCGGAAACACTCCGCTCGTCAAGCTCAACTCGGTCGTCAAGCCGGGATCGGGCCTGGTCGCAGCGAAGATCGAGTACCTGAACCCCGGCGGCAGTTCCAAGGACCGCATCGCCACCCGGATGATCGACGCCGCCGAGAAGTCGGGCGAGCTGAAGCCGGGCGGCACGATCGTCGAGCCGACGTCCGGAAACACCGGTGTCGGGCTCGCACTGGTCGCGCAGCAGCGCGGCTACAAGTGTGTGTTCGTCTGCCCCGACAAGGTCGCAGAGGACAAGCGGAACGTGCTGCGTGCCTACGGCGCCGAGGTCGTCGTCTGCCCGACCGCCGTTCCGCCGGAGCACCCCGACAGCTACTACAACGTCTCGGACCGTCTCACACGTGAGATCCCCGGAGCGTGGAAGCCGAATCAGTACGCCAACCCGGCGGGCCCGCAAAGCCACTACGAGACCACCGGTCCCGAGATCTGGCGCGACACCGACGGCACGGTGACCCACTTCGTGGCGGGTGTCGGCACAGGCGGCACCATCACCGGCACCGGTCGATTCCTCAAAGAGGTGTCCGACGGTGCTGTGAAGGTCGTCGGCGTCGACCCCGAGGGCTCGGTGTACTCCGGCGGTTCGGGGCGCCCGTATCTCGTGGAAGGTGTCGGTGAGGACTTCTGGCCCGCTGCATACGATCCGACCGTGCCGGACGAGATCATCGCCGTCTCCGACTCCGACTCGTTCGAGATGACTCGTCGTCTCGCCCGCGAAGAGGGACTCCTCGTCGGTGGATCGTGCGGCATGGTGATCGTCGCCGCTCTCGAGGTCGCCGAGCGTGAGGGCCCCGACGCCGTTGTCGTCGCGCTGCTGCCCGACGGCGGCCGCGGATACCTGTCGAAGATCTTCAACGATGACTGGATGAGCAGCTACGGCTTCCTCCGCACCCCGCTCGGCGGCGGCGACGTCCCGCAGTCGAACGTCGGCGACGTGCTGCGCGGCAAGACCGGCAACCTGCCCGATCTCGTTCACACGCACCCGCAGGAGACTCTGCGCGACGCCATCGAGATCCTCCGCGAATAC
This genomic window from Gordonia sp. PDNC005 contains:
- a CDS encoding competence/damage-inducible protein A, which codes for MSTRAGIVVTGTEVLSGWITDRNGPWVSARLADLGVDVVHLTVCGDRPADLLAQLRFLASEGVDLIVTTGGLGPTADDLTVATVAEFLDRPLEQDPAMRQTIATVIRAWRQVPDGAALPAPLEAAIDKQALIPLGSEAIPPAGTAPGVAVPSSDTLPAVLVLPGPPHELQAMWPVAVRTAPIVEAIVGRVLHEQKTIRAYGLSEPDLAVTLQSAESEVVGIADVEVTTCMRGGELEIVSRFDGRAASTYNRLQDLLLARHGERIFSTDDSTIDDVLVGRLNGRTIATAESCTGGLVAARFTDRPGSSAYMLGGVVSYSNEVKTGVLGVPVDLIDELGAVSEPVAAAMADGAREVIGSDIAVSTTGIAGPGGERPGKPVGTVCFGLSIAGQETVTATRQFPGDRDSVRRLATTAALHMIARALEDD
- a CDS encoding MspA family porin, yielding MTVKTTSFVRRAAVASAALAVAATGVIASTGDADAARLPGGSKTTTGIDGQVVKLSRTGESVRPQVSVANNGAGRSAAVSGTYSAKLSKGTGSLTVGYLVGCQINITGLEGGLSGTISAAPSLSGSVSVPLKPGEVKFVKSDGLSLKKGHGTVLVDSFQINVEQCGGYASARSVVQVLAADGFTAEDGAISGASGFVQSTLYGKPFSLS
- a CDS encoding cystathionine beta-synthase, coding for MRIANHVVDLVGNTPLVKLNSVVKPGSGLVAAKIEYLNPGGSSKDRIATRMIDAAEKSGELKPGGTIVEPTSGNTGVGLALVAQQRGYKCVFVCPDKVAEDKRNVLRAYGAEVVVCPTAVPPEHPDSYYNVSDRLTREIPGAWKPNQYANPAGPQSHYETTGPEIWRDTDGTVTHFVAGVGTGGTITGTGRFLKEVSDGAVKVVGVDPEGSVYSGGSGRPYLVEGVGEDFWPAAYDPTVPDEIIAVSDSDSFEMTRRLAREEGLLVGGSCGMVIVAALEVAEREGPDAVVVALLPDGGRGYLSKIFNDDWMSSYGFLRTPLGGGDVPQSNVGDVLRGKTGNLPDLVHTHPQETLRDAIEILREYGVSQMPVVGAEPPIMAGEINGAVTERDLLSAVFEGRASLADPVSAHMGGAFPLIGSGEPVSAAMKALGESDALMVVDEGKPIGVITRHDLLAFASTHPIAPNLITAVKED
- a CDS encoding MspA family porin, translating into MKKNSRILAVAGVVGAAAMAFTGVAAGHADAGKLPGSFKHKNLGDGNGVTIRLYDESVRVARAVTNIPTSREAWVTGKIAVSTTGDIKGATLTAGYLVGCQLNFGASAGAGTGDIAEATPSGDPSVDGSFTLGPGEAGFFPIIKASVDDEDVNSISFENGRGGLAYSQERFGVDGCAGHASARALVKVQVSTDTFKGNITAYGKPFSLG
- a CDS encoding acetyl-CoA C-acetyltransferase: MAEAVIVAHARSPIGRAGKGSLKDVRPDELARQMIAAALAKVPSLDPTLIEDIHLGIGQPGGQGGYNIARSVAVQLGLDHVPGVTVNRYCSSSLQTTRMALHAIKAGEGDVFISAGVESVSSFGISGGADGAPNSKNPLFDEAQARTAKTAEGGAGAWHDPREDGLIPDVYIAMGQTAENVATYTGISREDQDRWGVLSQNRAEAAINSGFFAREIDAVTLPDGTVVSTDDGPRAGTTYEKISQLNPVFRPDGTITAGNACPLNDGAAALVIMSDVKAKELGLTPLARIVSTAATGLSPEIMGLGPIEAIKKALRVAGMGVSDIDLFEINEAFAVQVLGSANELGIDHDKLNVSGGAIALGHPFGMTGARITTTLLNNLQTSDKQFGIESMCVGGGQGMAMVLERLS